A window of the Bacteriovorax sp. PP10 genome harbors these coding sequences:
- a CDS encoding SH3 domain-containing protein, with translation MSKIILSMMLIFSFNLFAQTTPPATTAASSTAMKKTLVSVKYFNQMMGNVHQNASRFSQVMTTISCNHPVKVLKETSADGKEFLLYGDNNWNFVTVGPYDGFIMSAYLSDKKNECFEEEYSKFFDGLELDITDLYYWARLYDQYTQGKSKVNQ, from the coding sequence ATGTCTAAAATAATTTTAAGCATGATGCTTATTTTTAGTTTTAATCTTTTTGCTCAAACCACACCTCCTGCCACGACGGCAGCGAGCAGTACAGCGATGAAAAAAACGCTGGTCAGTGTGAAATACTTCAACCAGATGATGGGGAACGTTCACCAGAATGCTTCTCGTTTTTCACAAGTAATGACGACGATTAGTTGCAATCATCCCGTTAAGGTGTTGAAAGAGACTTCTGCAGACGGAAAAGAATTTCTTCTTTACGGCGACAATAACTGGAACTTTGTGACGGTCGGGCCTTATGACGGCTTTATCATGTCGGCCTATTTATCAGACAAAAAAAATGAATGTTTCGAAGAAGAGTACTCAAAATTTTTTGATGGACTTGAACTCGATATCACTGACCTTTACTACTGGGCAAGGCTGTACGACCAATACACGCAAGGTAAGTCGAAGGTGAACCAATGA
- a CDS encoding MotA/TolQ/ExbB proton channel family protein — translation MEGAKLDILNIIWHSGFVVKFVLGLLIASSVYSWAIILKKKKLFAEVEENNKKFFEVYSTTENLKEIMLKAEMMPFSPYKALYTNGYKELVKMKEAYTGQHQKSGLAFHFQNFGMGVLERGLKKGANETNDELSKLLPTLASIGSVSPFVGLFGTVWGIIDAFSGLAGGGGSIDAVAPGIAEALVATAVGLAAAIPAVWFYNHFNSVNDKMNSEMESFGQDFINVVERSIVE, via the coding sequence GTGGAAGGCGCAAAATTAGATATTCTCAACATCATTTGGCATTCAGGATTTGTAGTTAAATTTGTCTTAGGACTTTTAATTGCTTCGTCTGTTTACTCTTGGGCCATCATCTTAAAGAAGAAAAAACTTTTTGCTGAAGTTGAAGAAAATAATAAGAAATTCTTTGAAGTTTACTCAACAACTGAAAACCTAAAAGAAATAATGCTTAAAGCAGAGATGATGCCTTTTTCTCCATACAAAGCTTTATACACAAATGGGTATAAAGAATTAGTGAAGATGAAAGAAGCTTATACTGGTCAACACCAAAAGAGCGGCCTTGCTTTCCACTTTCAAAATTTTGGAATGGGAGTTTTAGAGCGCGGTCTTAAAAAAGGTGCAAACGAAACTAATGATGAGCTAAGTAAACTACTTCCTACTTTAGCTTCAATCGGATCTGTTTCTCCATTCGTAGGATTATTCGGAACAGTTTGGGGGATCATTGATGCCTTCTCTGGTCTTGCTGGCGGTGGTGGATCAATCGACGCTGTTGCTCCTGGTATTGCTGAAGCACTTGTTGCAACTGCAGTAGGTCTGGCAGCTGCTATTCCTGCGGTTTGGTTTTATAACCATTTCAACTCTGTGAACGATAAAATGAATTCTGAGATGGAAAGTTTTGGACAGGACTTTATTAACGTTGTGGAAAGATCAATCGTTGAATAG
- a CDS encoding biopolymer transporter ExbD: MGFSTGKKKGAISDINVTPLVDVMLVLLVIFMVTAPMMLNGIKLDLPKTKEVNPINLNATQVILSLSKSEDYYLGKDKMLIGELIPEIQKQFKENKTDTVFLRADFGLAYGKVAKLMSFLKRGGITKIALVTVTEDKK, encoded by the coding sequence ATGGGATTCAGTACAGGTAAGAAAAAAGGCGCTATTTCCGACATCAACGTCACACCACTTGTCGACGTCATGTTAGTTCTCCTGGTTATCTTCATGGTAACGGCCCCTATGATGTTAAACGGAATCAAGCTTGATCTTCCAAAGACCAAAGAAGTAAATCCAATTAACTTAAATGCCACTCAGGTGATCCTATCTCTATCTAAGTCTGAAGATTACTATCTTGGAAAAGATAAGATGTTAATCGGTGAGCTTATTCCAGAAATCCAAAAACAATTTAAAGAAAATAAAACAGACACTGTGTTCTTACGTGCTGACTTTGGTTTAGCTTACGGAAAAGTAGCAAAGCTAATGTCATTTCTAAAACGCGGTGGAATTACCAAGATTGCTTTAGTCACAGTGACAGAAGATAAAAAATAA
- a CDS encoding cell envelope integrity protein TolA, with amino-acid sequence MRVFEIPKFNHPVFNFYLRRSGYIHVALVACTLISGKVAFDLQREEREKNLELIHASVRVDMVAMPTQTLNELKNLSSGVEEAQKEEKTEIVKEAEKVVTKEEPKEEPKVVDKTPDDTEAFQEAQAAKKRQNFLSKLKTIGNKKVESTGTQKADKGLYGEKESALKNLVLSGNKLSKGSAMYGDGSAAELTAYQAYKSRLPDFVRPHWKLPSFLADRNLKCRVRVWLNKNGDVTRTSIYQSSGEPEFDERAIEAVKAAAPFPAVSDSFGTGAMNGDIVLGFPL; translated from the coding sequence ATGAGAGTTTTTGAAATACCAAAATTCAATCATCCTGTTTTCAACTTCTATCTTAGACGTTCGGGATACATTCACGTTGCTTTAGTGGCCTGTACACTAATCAGCGGTAAGGTGGCCTTCGATCTTCAAAGAGAAGAGCGTGAAAAGAACCTGGAGCTGATTCATGCTTCTGTTCGTGTTGATATGGTGGCAATGCCGACTCAAACCCTGAATGAATTAAAAAATCTTTCAAGCGGAGTAGAGGAAGCACAAAAAGAAGAAAAAACTGAGATTGTTAAAGAAGCTGAAAAAGTTGTAACAAAAGAAGAACCTAAAGAAGAACCGAAAGTCGTGGATAAAACTCCTGACGATACGGAAGCTTTCCAGGAAGCTCAGGCCGCTAAAAAACGTCAGAACTTCTTAAGTAAATTAAAAACAATTGGTAATAAGAAAGTCGAATCTACTGGAACCCAAAAGGCTGATAAAGGTCTGTATGGTGAGAAAGAGTCGGCATTAAAGAACTTAGTTCTTTCAGGAAATAAGTTGAGTAAAGGTTCTGCTATGTACGGTGATGGATCGGCAGCAGAACTAACGGCCTACCAGGCCTATAAATCACGCCTTCCGGATTTCGTACGCCCACACTGGAAACTTCCAAGTTTCCTGGCCGATAGAAATTTAAAATGTAGGGTTCGTGTATGGCTTAATAAAAATGGTGACGTCACTCGCACATCTATTTATCAGTCGAGTGGTGAGCCAGAATTTGATGAAAGAGCTATTGAGGCCGTTAAGGCCGCTGCTCCATTCCCAGCTGTTTCGGATTCTTTCGGAACGGGTGCTATGAACGGTGATATTGTATTAGGTTTTCCTTTATAG
- a CDS encoding sigma-54-dependent Fis family transcriptional regulator has product MTNSMINNKANLETLSSTLFLSLDESHFFSSIGAFFKAHMNVHTVQVFKIHDNGSSVLMSENGRVALNGLSLEKGIGAPGYIARTKRGYFSNTVERDPVFTREAGLGIKAEICLPISADGVVIGSIHCQMLDNSREFSREDMTFGMAILADLKAPIQNMKMYLAAKNLNETLLRTIELKEKELQESRSGVKIQDSFKILEKEIIGRSQAMKDLLALVDRIADKEINSFIMGEAATGKEMIARRIHCRSHRRDRAFVTIDCSTMNEAALDREMFGTESQMGMLEVANFGSLFINSVEKMTPAIQNKLMHFVTNKMGIKAEGNGFFKSDVRLISASTKDLMDLVREGKFREELYFALSTVVLKAPALRDRKEDIEVMANFFLNQNKSKELQKSFSQGAIKALTEFNWSGNVRELQNVVERAFILAEGTIIEKLHLDQNIQNAEEIKVVVAPVAVKAADFQHVTLEELEKGHIMGTLENLGGNKTKTAKVLGITVKTLYNKLHSYGVEFDKEA; this is encoded by the coding sequence ATGACTAACTCAATGATCAATAACAAGGCAAACCTAGAAACTCTATCTTCAACTCTATTTTTAAGCCTTGATGAATCACACTTCTTCTCATCAATTGGTGCATTCTTCAAAGCTCATATGAACGTACATACAGTACAAGTTTTCAAAATTCACGATAACGGATCATCGGTACTTATGTCAGAAAATGGGCGCGTTGCTTTAAACGGTCTTTCTCTTGAGAAAGGAATCGGAGCTCCAGGGTATATCGCAAGAACAAAAAGAGGATACTTTTCAAATACAGTAGAAAGAGACCCGGTTTTCACAAGAGAAGCAGGATTAGGAATTAAGGCAGAAATCTGTCTTCCAATCTCAGCAGACGGTGTTGTTATCGGATCAATTCACTGTCAAATGCTAGATAACTCTCGTGAGTTCTCTAGAGAAGACATGACTTTTGGAATGGCGATTTTAGCTGACCTTAAAGCTCCAATCCAAAACATGAAAATGTACCTTGCAGCTAAAAACTTAAACGAAACATTGTTAAGAACAATTGAACTAAAAGAAAAAGAACTTCAAGAGTCACGCTCTGGAGTAAAGATTCAAGACTCATTTAAGATTCTTGAAAAAGAGATCATCGGTAGATCTCAAGCTATGAAAGACCTTCTTGCTCTAGTTGACCGTATCGCTGATAAAGAGATCAACTCTTTCATCATGGGTGAAGCAGCAACTGGTAAAGAAATGATCGCTCGTCGTATTCACTGCAGATCACACCGTCGTGATAGAGCATTCGTAACAATCGACTGTTCTACAATGAACGAAGCTGCTCTTGACCGTGAAATGTTCGGAACTGAATCGCAAATGGGAATGCTAGAAGTTGCAAACTTCGGATCACTTTTCATCAACTCTGTTGAGAAAATGACTCCAGCGATCCAAAACAAACTTATGCATTTTGTAACAAACAAAATGGGAATTAAAGCAGAAGGAAACGGATTCTTTAAGTCAGACGTAAGACTAATCTCTGCTTCAACAAAAGATCTTATGGATCTGGTACGTGAAGGAAAATTCAGAGAAGAACTATACTTCGCACTAAGTACTGTAGTTCTTAAAGCACCAGCTTTAAGAGATAGAAAAGAAGACATCGAAGTTATGGCGAACTTCTTCCTTAACCAGAACAAGTCAAAAGAACTTCAAAAGTCTTTCTCTCAAGGAGCTATCAAGGCCCTTACAGAGTTCAACTGGTCAGGAAACGTACGTGAACTTCAAAACGTAGTAGAAAGAGCATTTATTCTGGCAGAAGGGACAATTATTGAAAAACTTCACCTGGACCAAAACATCCAGAACGCTGAAGAGATCAAAGTTGTAGTAGCTCCAGTAGCAGTAAAAGCAGCAGATTTCCAACACGTAACGCTAGAAGAATTAGAAAAAGGTCACATCATGGGAACACTTGAGAACCTAGGTGGAAACAAGACTAAGACTGCTAAAGTTCTTGGAATTACAGTTAAGACTCTATACAACAAACTTCACTCTTACGGAGTAGAGTTTGATAAGGAAGCTTAA
- a CDS encoding HD domain-containing protein, producing MEVPTQASPPAQKNHVIYDPIYGFIKLNPIEWEIISSPFYQRLRWIKQLGFSCYVFPGAEHSRFHHSIGVMFNAHKILESVGRAVSEKELMDASCLTSEAIFHKSLRLGALMHDLGTFMFSHTTEGAYIEYGETTNAKNGKKLPDDHENLGSYIIKNTDYPGGITYILKKYGISPQKISDLVKGVDESILANQILHSEVDCDRMDYLLRDAHYTGLSYGSYDRDYLLHHFQIKRVDNHDILTIRHNALYCVEDFLTSRFSWYSQVVRSPRGAKYDSIAERICAYMLEKGWLYKYSELLDMIAKDPMGFYSFNDAYFMTAIHTHFQNGDFDKNPKMKDMAKVILLGTGGKAIRCEEFKSRLLSQDDPGAVEKYYKKAHAKAAEIKEFLEKKGGPADWVITDIPKKSIMFVKSPKNVAKNSSAQLSNVLLDRDPVKISMENGEIKLLAEVENSLISKLFNSNNFIPNVYCSSSAYELLLSAGMIDGSYS from the coding sequence ATGGAAGTCCCAACTCAAGCAAGCCCACCAGCTCAAAAAAATCACGTCATTTATGACCCTATCTATGGATTTATTAAACTCAATCCAATTGAATGGGAAATCATCTCTTCACCTTTTTATCAGCGTCTAAGATGGATCAAGCAACTTGGTTTTTCTTGTTACGTTTTTCCAGGTGCAGAGCACTCGCGTTTTCATCACTCGATTGGAGTTATGTTTAACGCTCATAAAATTTTAGAGTCTGTCGGGCGTGCGGTTTCTGAAAAAGAATTAATGGATGCTTCGTGCTTAACTTCTGAGGCCATCTTTCACAAGAGCTTACGTTTAGGCGCTCTTATGCATGACCTTGGAACATTCATGTTCTCTCACACGACTGAAGGTGCTTATATCGAGTATGGTGAGACGACGAATGCAAAGAACGGAAAAAAACTTCCGGACGATCATGAGAATCTTGGTTCATACATTATTAAAAATACCGACTACCCAGGTGGGATTACTTATATTTTAAAAAAATATGGAATTTCTCCTCAGAAGATTTCAGATCTTGTTAAAGGGGTAGATGAGTCGATTCTAGCGAATCAGATTCTGCACTCTGAAGTTGATTGTGACCGTATGGACTATCTGCTTCGTGATGCCCATTACACAGGTTTAAGTTACGGTTCATACGACCGCGACTATCTTCTTCATCACTTCCAAATTAAACGTGTTGATAACCACGATATTTTAACGATCAGACATAATGCTCTTTACTGTGTTGAAGATTTTTTGACGTCGAGATTTTCATGGTACTCGCAAGTTGTGCGCTCTCCTCGTGGGGCCAAGTATGATTCAATCGCTGAGAGAATCTGTGCTTACATGCTGGAGAAAGGCTGGCTTTATAAATACAGCGAACTCCTGGATATGATCGCAAAAGATCCGATGGGATTCTACAGTTTCAATGATGCTTATTTCATGACTGCCATTCACACGCATTTCCAAAACGGTGACTTTGATAAAAACCCGAAGATGAAAGATATGGCGAAAGTTATTCTTTTAGGAACGGGCGGAAAAGCGATTCGTTGTGAAGAATTTAAATCGCGTCTGCTTTCTCAGGATGATCCTGGGGCCGTAGAAAAGTATTATAAAAAGGCCCATGCTAAAGCTGCTGAGATCAAAGAATTCTTAGAAAAGAAAGGTGGACCGGCAGACTGGGTTATCACTGATATTCCGAAAAAATCAATTATGTTTGTTAAGTCGCCTAAAAACGTCGCGAAGAATTCTTCGGCCCAATTATCAAACGTACTCCTGGATCGTGACCCGGTTAAGATTTCAATGGAAAATGGGGAGATTAAACTCCTGGCAGAAGTCGAAAATTCGCTTATTTCCAAGCTTTTTAACAGTAACAACTTCATTCCCAATGTTTATTGCTCTAGTTCGGCCTATGAATTATTGCTTTCGGCAGGGATGATTGATGGGTCGTACAGCTAG
- a CDS encoding cell division ATP-binding protein FtsE: protein MVDMLNQSKNLNQKNMKAPQGQKGPIFYCEDVSVQFDEILALKNVQLTIERGEIIFLTGASGAGKTTLLKVLSGLQNPTSGKVIRPDFFSGKKNLFISNVFQDLRLMGKYTCEENLQFAYDSSIYASKAEFNQDMNELSRILGIKDRLHLKINDANGGLKQKVAIIRALLTRPDVLIADEPTSSLDIDNTRRLFDVLNLYNVKRGLTVVWATHNKDLIKSFTGRIIHLDNGRLVYSGNACFI, encoded by the coding sequence ATGGTCGATATGCTTAATCAATCTAAAAACCTGAACCAAAAAAATATGAAAGCTCCACAAGGACAGAAAGGTCCAATTTTTTATTGTGAAGATGTCTCGGTTCAATTCGATGAAATTCTCGCACTTAAAAATGTTCAATTAACAATTGAGCGTGGTGAAATTATTTTTCTTACTGGGGCGAGCGGAGCAGGGAAGACGACACTTCTAAAAGTGCTTTCAGGATTACAAAATCCTACTTCAGGAAAAGTTATTAGACCTGATTTTTTCTCAGGGAAAAAGAATCTTTTTATTTCAAATGTTTTTCAAGACCTTCGCCTTATGGGTAAATATACTTGTGAAGAGAATTTGCAATTTGCTTACGACTCGTCAATATACGCTTCAAAAGCAGAATTCAACCAGGATATGAACGAGCTTTCTCGGATCCTGGGAATCAAGGACCGTCTTCATTTAAAAATTAATGATGCCAACGGTGGTCTGAAACAAAAAGTAGCTATCATCAGAGCGCTACTAACTCGTCCCGACGTTTTAATTGCAGATGAGCCAACAAGCTCACTGGATATCGATAATACAAGAAGACTATTCGACGTTCTAAATCTTTACAACGTAAAGAGAGGATTGACGGTTGTCTGGGCAACTCACAATAAGGATCTTATTAAGAGTTTCACAGGACGAATCATCCACTTGGACAACGGACGCTTAGTGTATTCGGGGAATGCATGTTTTATCTAA
- a CDS encoding murein hydrolase activator EnvC family protein, producing the protein MTFKRMIIIPLFILTSAVAAQSAVEVPNARAESDDKINVFQMKRKLQDQTKDIQRLTKEVANVEVTLGMNNKKYLQLAEERAKIEERLASARRNADFDSETLKKSYAQTKSLLMGVLLNKLENTERSSDMLARKIMIEGLQKKLVDLNGMMSSNKDLQGNVDSLYAKLQESMDTEKELLSVMGELEERKRTLRESLNSQTKSSEDARIRLDEEKNKLAMNQKSVQREKAREKLAPVQITEEIKIPSQPLSEDQFRAPIASYQNMEYQKKGVTYNFHGKNEIRAPRGGKVVYTGALANYGNVLMIDHGNDTRTVLLGQFDYAVKNGDAVKEFQVVGHTNPRSNNGLGEGRIYFEVRKNNLAQNTYLLLDKKSRAASSN; encoded by the coding sequence ATGACCTTCAAAAGAATGATTATCATTCCTCTATTCATTCTTACAAGTGCTGTTGCTGCGCAATCTGCTGTTGAAGTTCCTAATGCCAGAGCTGAGAGCGATGATAAAATCAACGTTTTCCAGATGAAGCGCAAGCTCCAGGATCAAACTAAAGACATTCAAAGACTCACAAAAGAAGTGGCCAATGTTGAAGTGACTTTGGGGATGAATAATAAAAAGTATCTTCAACTTGCTGAAGAACGTGCAAAAATCGAAGAGAGATTAGCTTCTGCCAGAAGAAATGCGGACTTTGACAGCGAAACATTAAAGAAGAGTTACGCTCAGACAAAATCTCTTTTAATGGGTGTGCTTTTAAATAAATTAGAAAATACGGAAAGATCATCGGACATGCTTGCCAGAAAGATCATGATTGAGGGACTTCAAAAGAAACTCGTTGATTTAAACGGGATGATGAGCTCCAACAAAGACCTTCAGGGAAATGTTGATTCTCTCTACGCTAAACTTCAAGAATCGATGGATACAGAAAAAGAACTTTTATCTGTTATGGGTGAGCTTGAAGAAAGAAAGAGAACTCTAAGAGAATCATTAAATTCTCAAACGAAGAGTTCTGAAGACGCTAGAATCCGCCTTGATGAAGAAAAAAATAAATTAGCAATGAATCAGAAATCAGTTCAACGTGAGAAGGCCCGTGAAAAGCTTGCTCCTGTGCAGATTACTGAAGAAATAAAGATTCCGTCACAGCCACTTTCTGAAGACCAGTTCCGAGCTCCTATTGCGAGTTACCAGAACATGGAATACCAGAAAAAAGGTGTGACTTATAATTTCCATGGAAAAAATGAAATCCGCGCTCCTAGAGGCGGAAAAGTTGTTTATACGGGAGCTCTCGCTAATTACGGTAACGTATTAATGATTGATCACGGAAATGATACGAGAACGGTTCTACTGGGGCAGTTTGATTATGCTGTTAAAAACGGCGACGCAGTCAAAGAATTCCAGGTGGTGGGTCACACTAATCCAAGATCAAACAATGGTCTGGGTGAAGGAAGAATCTATTTTGAAGTTAGAAAAAATAATTTAGCGCAAAATACATATTTGCTACTAGACAAGAAGTCGAGAGCGGCGTCGTCTAATTAA
- a CDS encoding S41 family peptidase — protein MKRVLVGLLLGTLSVSAVVIAAAPQTPAQTEEAQKKSRYEKLELFNKVLYLIESQYYREVSTDKLIEGAINGMMNTLDPHSAYLDSEVFSKMQEETSGEFGGLGIEVTQKDGVLVIITPIEDSPAFKAGIKAGDKVVEINHESMVGSTLQQAIDKLRGKMKSKIILGVVREGVDGIKNFELTREIVYLKPVKYELLKDGFAYVRLTQFQKKSAEYIIDALKKMRESSKKTGLKGVILDLRSNPGGLLDEAVDVSSIFLKDGIVVSTEGRDPKNKEIRYVKKTGYKELDIPLVVLINGSSASASEIVSGALQDSKRAIIMGTQSFGKGSVQSVAKIDDTSGVKLTIAQYMTPANRKIQAVGIIPDVTIGEAEGEWYDNNKKESSFIREKDLKNHLTATIETAEEKKAREESELKERIERTERFRATREKKRVAGKNPVKEKVAVVEEDDDGATKIAPGEDWQVTQAINYLKNIGLIKNLKF, from the coding sequence ATGAAGAGAGTACTTGTAGGTCTCTTGCTTGGTACGTTGTCTGTTTCAGCTGTGGTTATTGCAGCTGCCCCGCAAACGCCGGCCCAAACTGAAGAAGCACAAAAAAAATCACGTTATGAAAAACTAGAATTATTCAATAAGGTTCTCTATCTTATCGAATCACAATATTACCGTGAAGTGAGCACTGATAAACTTATCGAAGGTGCCATTAATGGAATGATGAACACACTGGATCCCCATTCAGCTTACCTTGATAGTGAAGTCTTCTCGAAAATGCAGGAAGAAACATCTGGAGAGTTTGGCGGTCTTGGGATTGAAGTCACTCAAAAAGACGGTGTTCTCGTGATCATCACTCCGATTGAAGATTCTCCAGCTTTCAAAGCAGGGATCAAAGCGGGTGATAAAGTTGTAGAAATCAACCATGAATCAATGGTGGGATCAACTCTTCAGCAAGCAATCGATAAACTTCGTGGAAAAATGAAATCAAAGATCATTCTTGGAGTTGTAAGAGAAGGAGTTGATGGAATTAAGAACTTCGAACTAACTCGCGAAATCGTTTATCTTAAACCAGTTAAGTATGAACTACTAAAAGATGGTTTTGCTTATGTTCGTTTAACTCAGTTCCAGAAAAAATCTGCTGAGTACATTATTGATGCTCTTAAAAAAATGAGAGAGTCTTCAAAGAAGACTGGTCTAAAAGGAGTGATCTTGGATTTAAGATCAAATCCAGGTGGACTACTTGATGAAGCAGTAGATGTTTCTTCAATCTTCTTAAAAGATGGAATCGTTGTTTCAACTGAAGGCCGCGATCCAAAAAATAAAGAAATTCGTTATGTGAAAAAGACAGGATATAAAGAACTAGATATTCCTCTAGTAGTACTAATCAACGGCTCATCAGCTTCAGCAAGTGAGATTGTTTCTGGTGCTCTACAAGACTCAAAACGCGCGATCATCATGGGGACTCAGTCATTCGGAAAAGGCTCTGTTCAGTCAGTTGCTAAAATCGATGATACGTCTGGAGTGAAGTTAACAATCGCTCAGTACATGACTCCGGCAAACAGAAAGATCCAGGCCGTAGGAATCATTCCTGATGTCACAATCGGGGAAGCTGAAGGCGAGTGGTACGATAACAATAAAAAAGAGTCGAGCTTCATTAGAGAAAAAGACTTAAAGAATCACTTAACTGCCACAATTGAAACAGCTGAAGAAAAGAAAGCTCGTGAAGAGTCTGAGTTAAAAGAGCGCATTGAGCGCACAGAAAGATTCAGAGCGACGAGAGAAAAGAAAAGAGTTGCCGGAAAAAATCCTGTAAAAGAAAAAGTTGCTGTGGTAGAAGAAGATGACGATGGTGCGACAAAGATTGCTCCAGGTGAAGACTGGCAGGTGACTCAGGCGATTAATTACTTAAAGAACATCGGCCTGATCAAGAATTTAAAGTTCTAA
- the xseA gene encoding exodeoxyribonuclease VII large subunit, translated as MSLEVKNVTQIVGQIKNLLESEFTNVSIEGEISNLSLSSAGHWYFTLSDKDSSLSAALFKMDALRNPLMKTIKDGSKVIVVGDISVYPKRGTFQVIVKRIVPVGVGDLKEQFEKLKRKLASEGLFDIDRKKPIPAMPKRVAIITAQRGAALQDFINIYKRRSIWMDLLVIPAVVQGADAPRSIRSALHNVIKYSLEAEPAQKIDLIVIARGGGSLEDLWAFNDEGLAYDIFNCPIPTISAIGHEVDFSISDFVADLRAETPSAAAELVTSSQTMIKEKMVTLKGRLKNVMTIRMSRFENRLKNAHPHTILNIILKNLASLQRRLSRCDIQRRLHELTNIHQFYLELDENLLRMQQIIKEKIKDWRHQIEKSHDVLKALNPKNVLERGYGYLETDKGHVVGSTADFDKLPKSASLNIHFHDGKRKVKSDEV; from the coding sequence ATGAGCTTAGAAGTTAAAAATGTCACCCAAATCGTGGGACAAATCAAAAATTTACTGGAATCAGAATTCACCAATGTTTCAATTGAAGGGGAGATTAGTAACCTGTCTCTTTCATCAGCAGGCCACTGGTATTTTACTCTTTCAGATAAAGACTCATCTTTAAGTGCTGCCCTTTTTAAAATGGACGCTCTTAGAAACCCTTTAATGAAAACCATTAAAGATGGATCGAAAGTTATCGTCGTCGGAGACATTAGTGTTTATCCAAAACGCGGAACTTTCCAGGTCATCGTTAAAAGAATCGTTCCAGTTGGTGTGGGTGATTTAAAAGAGCAGTTTGAAAAATTAAAAAGAAAACTAGCGAGCGAAGGTCTTTTTGATATTGATAGAAAAAAGCCAATTCCCGCTATGCCTAAACGTGTAGCGATCATTACAGCTCAAAGAGGGGCCGCTCTTCAGGATTTCATTAATATTTATAAGCGCCGTTCAATTTGGATGGACCTGCTTGTGATCCCTGCCGTTGTTCAAGGGGCAGATGCTCCAAGATCAATCAGATCAGCACTTCACAATGTTATTAAATACTCTCTAGAAGCTGAACCAGCACAGAAGATTGACCTGATCGTTATCGCCCGTGGTGGTGGAAGTTTAGAAGATCTATGGGCCTTCAATGATGAAGGACTTGCTTACGATATTTTCAACTGTCCAATTCCTACTATCAGCGCCATTGGACATGAAGTGGATTTTTCTATCTCAGACTTTGTGGCCGACCTGCGTGCAGAAACTCCTTCAGCAGCAGCTGAGCTGGTGACGAGTTCTCAAACGATGATTAAAGAGAAGATGGTGACGCTTAAAGGTCGTTTAAAGAATGTTATGACGATCAGGATGAGCCGTTTTGAGAATAGATTAAAAAATGCCCACCCTCATACTATTTTAAATATTATTTTAAAGAACCTGGCATCACTTCAGAGAAGACTTTCTCGTTGTGACATTCAAAGACGATTGCATGAATTAACTAACATTCACCAGTTTTACTTAGAGCTCGATGAAAACCTTTTACGCATGCAACAGATCATAAAAGAGAAAATCAAAGACTGGCGCCATCAGATTGAAAAGTCTCATGACGTTTTAAAAGCACTTAATCCAAAAAATGTACTGGAGAGAGGCTATGGGTATCTGGAAACAGATAAGGGCCATGTTGTAGGCTCTACTGCCGATTTCGATAAACTTCCTAAGTCGGCTTCACTTAACATCCATTTTCATGATGGTAAGAGAAAAGTAAAATCAGATGAAGTCTAA